In Candidatus Limnocylindrales bacterium, a single window of DNA contains:
- a CDS encoding VOC family protein, translating into MIGYVTLGTNDIERAAGFYDTLLGTLGARRVMDMGTFILWGVDPTKGMLAVTRPYDGNAATVGNGVMVALAVDSKEKVDAVYAKARELGAADEGAPGPRGGNFYAGYFRDLDGNKLNAYFVG; encoded by the coding sequence ATGATCGGCTACGTCACTTTGGGAACCAACGACATCGAGCGCGCCGCCGGCTTCTACGACACGCTGCTCGGCACGCTCGGCGCCAGGCGCGTTATGGACATGGGCACGTTCATCCTGTGGGGCGTCGACCCGACGAAAGGGATGCTGGCCGTTACCAGGCCATACGACGGCAACGCCGCCACCGTCGGCAACGGCGTGATGGTCGCGCTTGCCGTCGATTCCAAAGAAAAGGTCGATGCGGTGTACGCCAAGGCCCGCGAGCTCGGCGCAGCCGACGAAGGCGCGCCCGGACCACGCGGCGGCAACTTCTACGCGGGCTATTTCCGCGACCTCGACGGCAACAAGCTCAACGCGTACTTCGTCGGCTGA
- a CDS encoding MarC family protein gives MPATDLLHFALTSFVTLLVVIDPFGTVPIFTSLTNHLAIEERKRVLRRAVALAFGIALFFLLAGRALLGYLGVSVHAFGISGGILLFAVAMPMLFGHRPGLQAPEQSEHSTRGEDLAVFPLAIPLLSGPGTIATILLLTADADGDLARLLVIAAAVAAIFAITLIVLRLGERFLHRMGTGKVHMVTRVMGIVLAALAVQYVLDGVAGYYRSLL, from the coding sequence ATGCCGGCCACCGACCTGCTCCATTTCGCGCTGACCTCGTTCGTCACGCTGCTGGTCGTCATCGACCCATTCGGCACGGTGCCGATCTTCACGTCGCTGACGAACCACCTGGCGATCGAAGAGCGCAAGCGAGTGCTGCGGCGCGCGGTCGCGCTCGCATTCGGGATCGCGCTGTTCTTCCTGCTGGCGGGCCGCGCCCTGCTCGGCTACCTCGGCGTCAGCGTGCATGCCTTCGGCATCAGCGGCGGAATCCTGCTGTTCGCGGTCGCCATGCCCATGCTCTTCGGCCATCGGCCCGGGCTGCAGGCGCCCGAGCAGAGCGAGCATTCCACGCGCGGCGAGGACCTGGCCGTGTTCCCGCTGGCGATCCCCCTGCTGTCGGGCCCCGGCACCATCGCCACCATCCTGCTGCTGACGGCCGACGCCGACGGCGATCTCGCGCGGCTGCTCGTGATCGCCGCCGCCGTGGCCGCCATCTTCGCGATCACGCTGATCGTGCTCCGGCTGGGCGAACGCTTCCTGCACCGCATGGGTACCGGCAAGGTGCACATGGTCACACGCGTGATGGGCATCGTGCTGGCTGCGCTGGCCGTTCAGTACGTGCTCGACGGCGTCGCCGGCTACTACCGCTCCCTGCTGTGA
- the xth gene encoding exodeoxyribonuclease III → MAAAARARATAVAMKIATYNVNGVNGRLRRILEWLQETAPDVVCLQEIKTTDEKCPAQALASAGYHSIWHGQRSHHGVAILSRGRRPVERRRGLPQSGSEDAEARYLEAEVAGIVVASIYLPNGNPQPGPRFDYKLAWMERLIAHAQTLIDCGRPVVLAGDFNVVPTDFDIYDAWAWQLDAVTQPETRQAYRRLLSQGWIDSHRHLHPADRIYTFWVNAHAFRRNAGFRMDFLLLSPSLAPLLAAAEVDAPFRGREGASDHAPTWIELEEPGR, encoded by the coding sequence ATGGCCGCAGCTGCGCGCGCGCGCGCGACGGCGGTCGCGATGAAGATCGCCACCTACAACGTCAACGGCGTCAACGGGCGCCTGCGGCGCATCCTGGAGTGGCTCCAGGAGACCGCGCCCGACGTCGTGTGCCTGCAGGAGATCAAGACGACCGACGAGAAGTGCCCGGCGCAGGCGCTGGCCAGCGCCGGCTACCACTCGATCTGGCACGGCCAGCGTTCGCACCACGGCGTGGCGATCCTGTCGCGCGGACGGAGACCGGTGGAGCGCCGCCGCGGCCTTCCGCAGAGCGGGAGCGAGGATGCCGAGGCCCGTTATCTGGAGGCGGAGGTGGCAGGCATCGTCGTCGCGTCGATCTATCTGCCCAACGGCAACCCGCAGCCGGGCCCCCGGTTCGATTACAAGCTGGCGTGGATGGAGCGGCTGATCGCTCACGCGCAGACGCTGATCGACTGCGGCAGGCCCGTGGTGCTCGCCGGCGATTTCAACGTCGTCCCCACCGACTTCGACATCTACGACGCCTGGGCATGGCAGCTCGACGCGGTCACGCAGCCCGAGACGCGCCAGGCCTACCGGCGGCTGCTGTCGCAGGGATGGATCGACTCGCACCGTCACCTGCACCCGGCGGACCGGATCTACACGTTCTGGGTCAACGCCCACGCGTTCCGCCGCAACGCCGGCTTTCGCATGGACTTCCTGCTGCTCAGCCCGAGCCTTGCCCCGCTTCTGGCAGCGGCGGAGGTCGACGCGCCATTTCGCGGCCGCGAAGGCGCCAGCGATCACGCGCCGACGTGGATCGAGCTCGAGGAGCCCGGGCGCTGA